In Triticum urartu cultivar G1812 chromosome 6, Tu2.1, whole genome shotgun sequence, the following proteins share a genomic window:
- the LOC125517141 gene encoding protein POLYCHOME-like: MAEVRIASRTAVADRSGGGFFVGRVASPGAVVDKGAVKPLTRRVPSPSSNKENVPPACSAWTAPKRRSSLPEWCPRTPLRDIISVIKAVERKSRLRDAAARQQLQWDEEDSSEPEDPAQTDEGIHGSTAPTNEALGVGSAKVVETTAASATCLGEGESTTMVKASDDCSLQSPSRPSGENDVEKQLANSIQEIEKMVSRNLKRADPKATRPSKTPAVQRRTLMSMR, from the exons ATGGCTGAAGTGAGGATTGCCAGCAGGACGGCTGTAGCCGATCGCTCTGGCGGTGGATTCTTCGTCGGGAGGGTGGCGTCTCCCGGAGCCGTGGTGGACAAGGGCGCCGTCAAGCCACTTACTCGTCGGGTCCCGTCACCGTCCAGCAACAAGGAGAACGTGCCACCAGCGTGCTCTGCGTGGACTGCACCCAAGAGGAGGAGCTCCCTGCCTGAGTGGTGCCCAAGGACCCCACTCCGTGATATCATATCAGTCATCAAG GCTGTTGAGAGGAAAAGTCGGCTGCGAGATGCTGCGGCTCGGCAGCAGCTCCAGTGGGATGAAGAAGACTCCTCGGAGCCTGAGGATCCAGCACAAACAGATGAGGGTATTCATGGAAGCACAGCACCAACAAATGAAGCCCTGGGTGTTGGCTCGGCTAAAGTTGTTGAAACCACCGCAGCATCAGCAACCTGCTTGGGCGAGGGCGAGAGCACCACGATGGTGAAGGCATCTGATGACTGCTCCTTGCAGTCTCCATCCAGACCAAGTGGAGAAAACGACGTGGAGAAGCAACTAGCCAACTCCATACAAGAGATTGAGAAGATGGTGAGCCGGAACCTGAAGCGAGCTGATCCCAAGGCTACTCGGCCTTCCAAGACCCCGGCTGTCCAGAGGCGCACCCTGATGTCTATGCGCTGA